The Chryseolinea soli nucleotide sequence CGGGTTTGATCACCAGCATGATGTGGTCATCCGCCAGCACCAAAGAGATCGGCAGGACGCCGCCGGACAACGCTTTGCCCAGGATGAGCAAGTCGGGGCGCACGCCCTCGTGGTCGGAGGCCAGCATTTCGCCGGTGCGTGCGATGCCGGTTTGGATCTCGTCCATCATCAGCAGCACGTTGTTTTTGCGGCAAAGGGTTTCGGCCGTTTTCAGATAGCCTTCGGTTGGAATATAAACGCCGGCTTCGCCTTGGATGGGTTCGATCCAAAGGGCGCACACGTTGGGGTTGGCCAACGCCTTTTCCAAAGCGGCGGTATCGTCATACGCTATCACTTCAAAACCGGGCATGAACGGCCCAAAGCCGTCGCGTGCCGAGGCCTCGGAAGAAGCCGAGATGATCGTGGTCGTGCGACCATGAAAGTTTTGCTTCACGGCAATGATCACGGCCTGATCGGCAGGGATGCCTTTTTTCGTATAGCCCCATTTGCGGGCCAGCTTGATGGCGGTTTCGTTGGCTTCGGCGCCGCTGTTCATGAACAGGGCCTTGTCGTAGCCAAACGTCTCGCAAACATATTTCTCGGCCATGCCGAGCTTGTCGTTGTGGAAAGCACGCGAGGTCAACGTCAACTCGCGGGCCTGGCCGATCAGCGCGTCGATGATGCGCGGATGGCAGTGGCCCTGGTTCACGGCGCTGTAGGCAGAAAGAAAATCGTAATAGCGCTTTCCTTCCACGTCCCATAAGAACACACCTTCGCCTTTGCTGAGGACCACCGGCAGCGGATGATAGTTGTGCGCTCCATATTGGTCTTCCAGTACAATAGCCTCCTGGCTTGAGTTGATCGTTTCCACCATAAAATCCTGTTTAATAAGCACTTTCGCACTCATCACAAATCTATCAAATCGCGACCGGAAACCCTACATTTTCACCCCATCCAAAGTCAAAGAAAAGTAGCCGAACCAGCTTTCGTTAGGGCTACCGGGCTATTATTTGGGAAGGGCTTTGTTCCAGCAAGCGAATAATTCCAACGGGGAGTTGACCTATGGGGTTACCTGGCATGAATTGAGTTCTGCGCCATTATGGTTTATTTATTTATCGCGCTCACGCTTTCCTCGTAAAGGTCCATGATGAGGAATCCGTTTTCATCGCGATCGGCAAGGCGCCGCTTCATTTTTTCGATTTTGGCAATAAAATTCGGATAGTTCCAGAAATCCTCTTTCAAATTTCTCAAGGTGAGCCGGCGAATGGAGGACGTCAGGCTCGTGCTATAGAAGATTTCATCACCGCTAACGAATACGGAGGAATAGAGGATCAGGCCACCGGCTTCTTCGATTTTATAAAAATCCTCCTGGGCATTCAATTCTTTTCCTCCTGGATAAAATCGGTATACGCGACCGCATTCAGAGAATCCATAAATGGATCCCGGGGCAAATTTGAATGTGGAATCCGGAGTCACGATCTTCAGCGTGAGGGTGAAGTCGGCGGGGAAAGTGAAACCCAATTTATAGTCTTTGGCGGCGGTGTTTATTTTATAGGATAGATGATCATTTATGAAATCATCCTGGGTGATAAAAACGCCCGCGATGCAGGGGTCTGTTTTTTGAGCATGCGCTGAAAGGATGCATAAAAAAAAGGCCACTACGCCGCTACCAACGTGTCGAAGAAAGCGGCCCAGTGACATTGCAGGATGGACGATCGGTGAGATCATTTTCCCTTCTTTTCGATGAGATCATTTGTCTTTCTTTTTTGAAGCTACTTCCTTTGCTCCCTTCATCAGCTTCGCTTCAATTTTCACCAGCACTTTGTCTGCTGTCATTTCCTGACCCAGTATTTTCGGCGTGTCGATTTTGTAGTCCGCCAGCGTGACATTGAATTGACTCTGAAGCTTGACGCCATCTCCATCCACCACAACCGTTCCCTTTTCAGTTACATCCTTTTCGACGCCATGGATCTTTAATTTGCCCTTTGCTGTGACCGGATAAGACCCCGGTTTATCATAATCAACTTTGCCTTGAATTTTTCCCTTGAACCCAGCCTTGGTATATTTTTCCGTTTCCAAATATTTCTTCTGGGCATCTCTGCCCATTTTCCCGTTTTTAAACTCGAAGTCTTTCATCGCCATATCAAAACTCACTTCATCACTCGAAGGATTCAACTCCACGTTAACCTTATCGTTCTTCGCATCAACATCGGCCACCGGCGCCTTTGCGAAGAATGAAACAAATCCCTTGTTGGTGGTGTACTGCTTTTGTGCAACTCCAGGTAGCACCAACAACATGGCGGCAACCATTGTAAATAGCGTTTTCATGACCGTATTATTTTATTATCGACGCCAAGAAATATGCCATAATGTTCTTTGGGTATTCGTTTTGTATCGGTCGTCATGGACGAACGGTGTGGGGACTTACTTCTACAAATCGTATGAAATGGGGAAAAGCTTTCGACCTGATTCAGACCCTCATGCATCATCCCTTCTGCCGCCAATTGGTCAAAAGTGGAATATTGTCACAAGTAATCAACTAACTGCCCGATATTTTAAGGGTGCTGTTCCGGGCGGGACGTTTGGCGGCGGTGGCGTATTGAACGATTTGATGGCAATTTTGGGTTTCATCCTCAAAAGAAAGGAGGGTGGCTACCGCGAGAAAAAGCGCGATTGTTTGGCCTCCGTCCAATCCTGAATATCTTTACGGCACATGGAAATTATCGCATTATTAGTGGGCATTGGCGGAGGGGCTGTCGCATCGTGGCTTATTTTAAAATATAAATACGCCGCCGAAGCGCAGGCGCACACTTCCGTGGTCCTGGTGGAACAAGAAAAGAACAAGGCCCTCCAAAACCAGGTGGCCGAATTGCGGCTGGAGATCGACCGGGAACGACGCAAAGCGCTGGAGGTGAGCCAGGCGCTCGCCAGCGTGGAAGCCGACTACCGCAACCTCCAGGAAAAGCTGCAGGACCAGAAAAAGGAAGTGGAATTGCTGAACGAGAAATTTTCCATCCAGTTCAAGAACCTCGCCAACGAGATCTTCGAAGACAAAAGCAAAAAATTCACCGATCAGAACAAGTCCAACATCTTCGACCTGCTGAAACCCCTGGGCGAGAAGATCGTGCAATTCGAGAAGAAAGTCGAAGAAACCCATCGCGACACCATCACGCGCAATTCGGCCCTCCGGGAGCAACTGGAAAATTTGCAAAGGCTGAACGTCCAAATGACACGCGAAGCCGAAAACCTGACCCGGGCCCTGCGTGGCGACACCAAAGCCCAAGGCGCCTGGGGTGAATTCATATTGGAAAGCATCCTCGAAAAGTCGGGCTTAGAAAGAGACCGCGAATATTTCGTACAGGAATCGTTCACCACGGCCGAAGGCCGGCTCCGCCCCGACGTAGTGATCCGGCTGCCCGAAGGAAAGCACGTCATCGTCGACTCGAAAGTGAGCCTTACCGCCTACAACAATTTTGTGAATGCCGAGGCAGACCAGGACAAAGTGGTGTATCTGAAAAGTCACCTCATCTCCATCCGCCAGCACATGAAATTGCTGGGCGACAAAAATTATCAACGCAACATCACCGACAACAGCCCCGACTTTGTGATCATGTTCATCCCGATTGAACCGGCCTATATCCTGGCCATCCAAAGCGAAAAGACGTTGTATGAGGAAGCATTAGAAAGGAGGATCGTTTTTGTGAGCCCGACGTTGCTCATCCCGTCGTTGCAATTGATCAAGAACACGTGGAAACAGGAGTATCAAAACCGGAACACCGCCGAGATCGTGCGGCAGGCTACCGGGCTTTATGAAAAGTTCAAGGGCTTCACCGAAGACCTGATCGAGATCGGCAGCTCCCTGCGAAAAACGCAGCTGAGTTATGAGAACGCCATGAGCAAGCTCACCTCCGGCACGGGCAACCTGGTGCGCCGCGTGGAAGAATTTAAAAAGCTCGGCATCTCGCCCACCAAAAATGTGGACCAGCGCCTCATCGACCGCGCCACCGACCAGGGTGATCTTTTTGACAAATAAGACGTCTGAAAAAGACATTCTTTTTCCCTTCAAAGCAAAAATTTTAAAAATTATTTTCTCATCGATACATAATTTTGGATTATGAAAATCACGGCTGACAATAAATTAAAAAAACTGATCGTCGTTGGCGACCGGGTGCTGATCAAGCCCGGTAAACAATCGGACAAGACGGCGAGTGGATTATACTTACCGCCCGGCGTACAGGAAAAAGAAAAAATTCAAAGCGGCTACGTCATCAAGGTTGGTCCAGGCTATCCGTTGCCTCTGCCGGCAGACGAAGACGACGTTTGGAAAGGAAAAGAAGATTCCGTAAAATATTTGCCGCTGCAAGCGCAGGAAGGCGACCTCGCCATCTTTTTGCAGAAGGGCGCCATCGAAGTGATCTATGAAGAAGAAAAATATTTCATTGTGCCTCAGGCCTCTATCTTAATGCTGGAGCGGGAAGAGGATTTGTAAGGGTGATTTCTTAATTTTAGCGATGAACTCATCTCAATTCAACCGGTTGTATCCCAATGGCGTTTCGGACAATGAATTATTTATCGTTTGCCAAACGTATCCGGAATTGACGATCGAGCGGGACGTTAGCGGGAAAATTGTTGTGATGTCACCCGTTGGAGATGATTTGAATCACAAGCATCTGATCCTTTCCGGATTATTTTACTACTGGACGTCAGCACATGAGCACTTGGGGCTCGGCTTCGATTCCACATCCGGCTTCATGTTACCCGACGGATCGATGCGCTCGCCCGATCTCGCATGGGTACGAAAAGAACGATGGGAAAAACTAACCGAACATGACCGGGCAAGATTTACGCACATCTGTCCAGATTTTGTAGTTGAGTTGCACTCCCCGACAGAGGCTTTGCGAACACTGCAAAGCAAAATGCAAGCATGGATGGATAACGGTTGCCAACTGGGCTGGCTCATCGATCCGAAAAGCGAAAAAGCATACGTGTACACCCCGGGCCACGCACCGGAAGAAATAACTGGTTTTCATCACAAGCTCTCCGGCGGCACCTTGCTCCCGGGATTTGAACTCGATCTTTTAAAATTGAAATAATGGCAGGGCTTTCTTTTGATGTATTGCGCGCAGGAAGGAAATATCGCCTCATCAACTTTGGCGAGAAGAGCGAATTCATCATCGAAAAGATCCTGGTAGACGGCGATTTTAAAGTGAAAGACCTCGTCACCCTGGAACGTTATCACCTCAAAGACCTTTTTGCCTACGGGCGGGGGAAAGATTTTTTATTGGAAGAGATCTAGAGGGGCGATAACCCCAGCCTACAAGGCCGGGGTTTGATACTTTACGCTAGATGATTTCAAAAAATTCCGGCTCAAATACGCGCCGCCGCTTCCTGCACACCGACCGGATCCTTTTGCTTCGTTTTTAGTTTCACGCCAAACAAAAGCCGCATCAAATTAAACGGCCGGATACACAACAGATAAAACGCCACACAACTCGTCAGCGTCAGCAAACTCACCGCCCAGAATTTTGCCGTGATGCTCCACGACAGTTGGTCGATATAATATCCCAGGAAAATAATAACCGTTTGGTGCAAAATGTAGAACGGGTAAAGCCCTTCATTGATCCGGCTCAGCCAGGGATGCTGACGATTCAGATAGTGTTGCCCAAAGGCAATAACGGTGATCACCCAAAACCAGCTTAAAAAGATGGCGCTCACATCAAAAGCCGTTTCCACGGTATCGCTACTCCACGGCAGCTGTATGATATCGTTCAGGTGAAAATAAAAACCATAGAACGGGATAAGAATAAAGAGCGACGCCACCAACAAATGTTTCCGGCTCTGGCCGATGGCCTCCCACAACAACGGGTTCGAATAACACAGCATCCCAAAAACAAAGAAGCAAAAGTAGAACGTGAAGAACGCCCAGTCGCCCGCGAGCGCGTGAGTTTCTTCGGGGAAAAAAGGCCGCAACACGATTTGCGTGATCAGAATAAACACTGCAGGCAGCAACAGCAATCCCGCGGGACTTCCCAGCCATCGCAGTGCGCCGGCTTTGAAGGCAGCCGATTTCGGCGAGCGGAGATAGATCAGGATGGGGATCGCGATGAGCGAGTACACCAGCAAGTAGGCCACAAACCACAGGTGGTGCCAGCTGAAGCTCCCTTTGGGATAGGGAACGAAATCGAAAACGGTTTTGTAAAATTCACCATAGCTGGCATAGTTCGCGATGCGTTCATAGTAGATCTGCGGCGGCACGATCGCGAACATGCCAAAGATGAGGGGGATCAAAAGTCGTTTCACGCGCTCGCCGGCAAACTGCGAAGGGGTGCGCTTGCCCAATGCCATGTAGGTGCCTGCGCCGGAAATAAAAAGCAGCAGGGGCATCCGCCAAAAATGCAAAATGACCATCCAATAGCGGAAGCTGTCGCTGGTCTCGGCATTTTTAATATGCCAACCCCACGTATTGAACAGCATGCCGGTGTGATAGAACAAAAGAATGATGATGGCGATGAGCCGGAGCCAGTCCAGGTCGTAGCGGCGCTCGGAAGTAATTTTGATTTCCATGGTTGATTTTTTTTTCTTCAAAAATGCAGCGAACAGACGCCGGGGCACGACCTATTCTATAACGTGGACGTTCGACTTTATAAAAAAGTATGCGAAATCTGCCCGCCAGGCCGGTTTCCGGGCCGGATATCAAGTCCTTTTCTGGCGCTGACGAAATTTCACGACTTTAGCAGCAAATTGTGATCGTATGAAATTGCTGCTGTTGACAGCCTGTTTGCTTTTCTGTATTGAAGGCTTTTCCCAGGATAAGAAAAATGTACCCACCGACTTTCTAACCCCTGACTTTCACAAAGGACGCCGGGAAAAATTACGCGAAACGCTGCCGCCCAACTCCGTGGCCGTCTTCTTTGCCAACCCCGTGCGCAACCGCTCAAACGATGTCGACTTTGTATACCATCAAGATCCCGATTTCTACTACCTCACGGGCTATAAGGAAACCGACGCTGTCTTGCTCATCTTCAAAGACAAACAAACCGCCGCCAACGGCACGGTCTATTCCGAGATCATTTTCGTGCGGCCCCGGAACGTAAATGAAGAACTGTGGAACGGCGGCCGCCTGGGCAAGGATGGTGTGCGAAGCGCCCTGGGGCTCAACCAGGCGTTTAACAACGCCGACTTCAAAAAATATAACGTCGACTTCTCGAAGTTTGCCAGCATTCTTTTCTACGATTTCACCAACGACGTGCGCGACGATCCCAGCGACTCGACCGACCTGTACAGCCTCATCGAACAATTCAAGGTGAAGGTGAACTATCCTTCAAAATCGGCGGGGCTGAATGTTAAACCCGAACAAAAGAAAAACAATCTGAACACCTCCGACCTCGACAACCTCATGTCGGGCTTGCGCGGCGTGAAAACGAAAGAGGAGTTGGAGTTGATCCGCAAGGCCGTCACCATTTCATGCACAGCGCAGCGCGAGGTGATGAAGGCGATCAAACCGGGCATGTCCGAACGCGAGATCCAGGGAATTCACGAATACGTTTTCAAAAAATATCAAGCCGAGGATGTAGGCTATCCTTCTATTGTGGGTGCGGGAAACAACGGGTGCATTTTGCATTACGAAGACAATTATAAACCCCTCATCACCAGTTCAGAAATGATCCTGATGGACCTCGGCGCCGAATACCGTGGCTACACCGCCGACATCACACGCACCATACCCGTGTCGGGAAAATTCTCGCCCGAGCAAAAGCTGATCTATGAACTGGTGTTGAAGGCACAGGAAGAAGCCATCAAAATATGCAAGCCCGGCATTGCCTTCCAGGACTTGACCTTGGTTACGCAAGCGGTGATCAACAAAGGCTTGAAAGACCTGGGCATCCTGAAAAGTGAAACCGAACGCCACACCTATTACCCTCACGGTTGCTGCCACCACATCGGCCTGGATGTTCACGACAAAGGGGCGCGGTTCAAGCTGTTGGAAAATATGGTGATCACCATCGAGCCGGGCATCTACATTCCCGAAAACTCACCCTGCGACAAACGCTGGTGGGGCATCGCCGTGCGCATTGAAGACGACTTCCTGATCACCCCCACCGGCGTGGACCAACTGTCGAAACTGGCGCCCCGCACGGTGGACGACATCGAAGGATTGATGAAAGAGCCCAGCGCTCTCGATGATTTTGTGCTGCCGGAACTGCATTGAGATTTTTGCTTAAAAAAGAAAAAAGTGTCCCCCGAAAGGCGGACACTTTTTTTATGCTCGGAATTTCTTGACCGCGGATCGCTTAGAAGCGCTCCAGGTTTGAAAAGAAGAAGCTGCTTTCGATAGCCGCGTTCTCGTCGCTGTCGGAACCGTGGATGGCGTTGGCTTCGATGGATTTGGCAAACAGGTTGCGGATGGTGCCCGGCTCGGCCTTCTTGGGGTCGGTGGCACCGATGAGCTTGCGGAAATCTTCCACGGCGTTGTCCTTCTCCAGGATCATCGGAATGATGGCGCCCGACGACATGTAGGTGCAAAGTTCTTTGAAAAAGGAGCGCTGGCTGTGCACGGCATAGAACTCGCCGGCGCGTTCTTCGCTCAGTTGGGTCTTTTTCACGGCCACAATGCGGAAGCCTGCTTCCTCAATCATCTTCATAATTGCTCCTGAGTTGGCTGCGCTAACGGCGTCAGGTTTGATCATCGTAAAAGTTCTGTTTCCTGCCATAATATGGTGTTTTATCTGATTTGGTTACGGATATCCGGGTTTTGGAGTATTTCCCCTAAACGGCCGCAAAAATAGTGGATTAGTTTATAGTGCAAATGGGGCCGGCCGTAGTTTTTATACTTTAACTGGTCGTATAGTCCTGAACTATTGATTCTTGCGCATTGACTATGCACTAAAATTCCCCATTTTTGCCACTTGCTTTCGAGAAGCCCATGCAAAATCTTAAGGCCTTTAAAGACCAATTGAGCCAACCCCGGAAGGTGGTCATTTTGACCCATTTCAAGCCCGATGCCGATGCGTTGGGTTCGTCGCTGGGATTGGCCCGATACCTGAAGAAAAAAGGCCACGCAGTGACCGTGATCACCCCCAGCGACTACCCCGATTTTATCGCCTGGATGCCTGGAAATGAAGAAGTGGTGATCTTCCAAAAAGACAAGCCGGAACGCTGCGCCAAACTGGTCGCGGAGGCCGAAGTGATCTTTTGCCTGGATTTTTCAAGCCTGAACCGTATCAACGAGCTGGGCGGCATGGTCCGGGAGGCCGGCGCCAAAAAAGTGCTGATCGACCACCACCTGGAACCAGAACATTTTGCCGATTTCGAGCAGTGGGACGGCACCGCCGCCTCTACCGCCGAACTGGTGTACCAACTGATCGTGGAACTGGACGACCAAGCCCTAGTGGACGGTCCCATGGCCGACTGCCTGTATGCCGGCATCATGACCGACACCGGTGGATTTCGACACTCCAACACCAACCACAAGGTGTTCCAGATCGCGTCGGACCTGGTGGCACGGGGTGCAAATCCCTACAAGGTGTCGAAGCTCATTTATGAAACCAACAGCCTGGAAAGGCTGCGACTGATGGGCTATGTGCTGTGGGAAAAACTACAGGTTTTACCCGAATACAAAACAGCCTACATCGCTTTGACAGCCGATGAACTGAAGCGCTTCGGTTCGCAGACCGGCGACACGGAGGGGCTGGTGAACTTTGGCCTTTCCATAAAGGGCATCAAGCTGTCGGTGATTATTTCCGATCGCAGGGAAAACATAAAACTCTCCTTGCGTTCGCTGGGGGATTTTTCGGTGAACGAAATGGCCCGCGCCCACTTTCAGGG carries:
- the rocD gene encoding ornithine--oxo-acid transaminase, whose amino-acid sequence is MVETINSSQEAIVLEDQYGAHNYHPLPVVLSKGEGVFLWDVEGKRYYDFLSAYSAVNQGHCHPRIIDALIGQARELTLTSRAFHNDKLGMAEKYVCETFGYDKALFMNSGAEANETAIKLARKWGYTKKGIPADQAVIIAVKQNFHGRTTTIISASSEASARDGFGPFMPGFEVIAYDDTAALEKALANPNVCALWIEPIQGEAGVYIPTEGYLKTAETLCRKNNVLLMMDEIQTGIARTGEMLASDHEGVRPDLLILGKALSGGVLPISLVLADDHIMLVIKPGEHGSTFGGNPLAAVVCMEALQVVKDEKLAENARKLGVIFRNRLTELLKKTTLITKVRGKGLLNAIVINDTPESDTAWDLCVDLMKNGLLAKPTHGNIIRLAPPLVITEEQIHECCDIIEKCVLNFKK
- a CDS encoding YceI family protein, translating into MKTLFTMVAAMLLVLPGVAQKQYTTNKGFVSFFAKAPVADVDAKNDKVNVELNPSSDEVSFDMAMKDFEFKNGKMGRDAQKKYLETEKYTKAGFKGKIQGKVDYDKPGSYPVTAKGKLKIHGVEKDVTEKGTVVVDGDGVKLQSQFNVTLADYKIDTPKILGQEMTADKVLVKIEAKLMKGAKEVASKKKDK
- the rmuC gene encoding DNA recombination protein RmuC, with the protein product MEIIALLVGIGGGAVASWLILKYKYAAEAQAHTSVVLVEQEKNKALQNQVAELRLEIDRERRKALEVSQALASVEADYRNLQEKLQDQKKEVELLNEKFSIQFKNLANEIFEDKSKKFTDQNKSNIFDLLKPLGEKIVQFEKKVEETHRDTITRNSALREQLENLQRLNVQMTREAENLTRALRGDTKAQGAWGEFILESILEKSGLERDREYFVQESFTTAEGRLRPDVVIRLPEGKHVIVDSKVSLTAYNNFVNAEADQDKVVYLKSHLISIRQHMKLLGDKNYQRNITDNSPDFVIMFIPIEPAYILAIQSEKTLYEEALERRIVFVSPTLLIPSLQLIKNTWKQEYQNRNTAEIVRQATGLYEKFKGFTEDLIEIGSSLRKTQLSYENAMSKLTSGTGNLVRRVEEFKKLGISPTKNVDQRLIDRATDQGDLFDK
- a CDS encoding co-chaperone GroES, whose protein sequence is MKITADNKLKKLIVVGDRVLIKPGKQSDKTASGLYLPPGVQEKEKIQSGYVIKVGPGYPLPLPADEDDVWKGKEDSVKYLPLQAQEGDLAIFLQKGAIEVIYEEEKYFIVPQASILMLEREEDL
- a CDS encoding Uma2 family endonuclease, yielding MNSSQFNRLYPNGVSDNELFIVCQTYPELTIERDVSGKIVVMSPVGDDLNHKHLILSGLFYYWTSAHEHLGLGFDSTSGFMLPDGSMRSPDLAWVRKERWEKLTEHDRARFTHICPDFVVELHSPTEALRTLQSKMQAWMDNGCQLGWLIDPKSEKAYVYTPGHAPEEITGFHHKLSGGTLLPGFELDLLKLK
- a CDS encoding acyltransferase family protein, producing the protein MEIKITSERRYDLDWLRLIAIIILLFYHTGMLFNTWGWHIKNAETSDSFRYWMVILHFWRMPLLLFISGAGTYMALGKRTPSQFAGERVKRLLIPLIFGMFAIVPPQIYYERIANYASYGEFYKTVFDFVPYPKGSFSWHHLWFVAYLLVYSLIAIPILIYLRSPKSAAFKAGALRWLGSPAGLLLLPAVFILITQIVLRPFFPEETHALAGDWAFFTFYFCFFVFGMLCYSNPLLWEAIGQSRKHLLVASLFILIPFYGFYFHLNDIIQLPWSSDTVETAFDVSAIFLSWFWVITVIAFGQHYLNRQHPWLSRINEGLYPFYILHQTVIIFLGYYIDQLSWSITAKFWAVSLLTLTSCVAFYLLCIRPFNLMRLLFGVKLKTKQKDPVGVQEAAARI
- a CDS encoding aminopeptidase P family protein; this encodes MKLLLLTACLLFCIEGFSQDKKNVPTDFLTPDFHKGRREKLRETLPPNSVAVFFANPVRNRSNDVDFVYHQDPDFYYLTGYKETDAVLLIFKDKQTAANGTVYSEIIFVRPRNVNEELWNGGRLGKDGVRSALGLNQAFNNADFKKYNVDFSKFASILFYDFTNDVRDDPSDSTDLYSLIEQFKVKVNYPSKSAGLNVKPEQKKNNLNTSDLDNLMSGLRGVKTKEELELIRKAVTISCTAQREVMKAIKPGMSEREIQGIHEYVFKKYQAEDVGYPSIVGAGNNGCILHYEDNYKPLITSSEMILMDLGAEYRGYTADITRTIPVSGKFSPEQKLIYELVLKAQEEAIKICKPGIAFQDLTLVTQAVINKGLKDLGILKSETERHTYYPHGCCHHIGLDVHDKGARFKLLENMVITIEPGIYIPENSPCDKRWWGIAVRIEDDFLITPTGVDQLSKLAPRTVDDIEGLMKEPSALDDFVLPELH
- a CDS encoding nucleoside-diphosphate kinase; the encoded protein is MAGNRTFTMIKPDAVSAANSGAIMKMIEEAGFRIVAVKKTQLSEERAGEFYAVHSQRSFFKELCTYMSSGAIIPMILEKDNAVEDFRKLIGATDPKKAEPGTIRNLFAKSIEANAIHGSDSDENAAIESSFFFSNLERF
- a CDS encoding bifunctional oligoribonuclease/PAP phosphatase NrnA — translated: MPLAFEKPMQNLKAFKDQLSQPRKVVILTHFKPDADALGSSLGLARYLKKKGHAVTVITPSDYPDFIAWMPGNEEVVIFQKDKPERCAKLVAEAEVIFCLDFSSLNRINELGGMVREAGAKKVLIDHHLEPEHFADFEQWDGTAASTAELVYQLIVELDDQALVDGPMADCLYAGIMTDTGGFRHSNTNHKVFQIASDLVARGANPYKVSKLIYETNSLERLRLMGYVLWEKLQVLPEYKTAYIALTADELKRFGSQTGDTEGLVNFGLSIKGIKLSVIISDRRENIKLSLRSLGDFSVNEMARAHFQGGGHRNAAGGQTNLTLEQTVKKFLDLLPQYKDQLLAD